In one Thermaerobacter sp. PB12/4term genomic region, the following are encoded:
- a CDS encoding acetyl-CoA C-acyltransferase produces the protein MREAVIVAGARTAIGRAQKGALKDMRADDLAALVIKAALERAPGIEPGEIDDVILGCALPEGEQGLNIARIAAIRAGLPTSVPGFTVNRFCSSGLQAIAIAAERVMVGGADIVIAGGVETMSRVPMMGHNPSLNPALVAEYPQVYMGMGHTAEEVARRFGVSREDQDRWALESHRKAAAAIDAGRFKDEIVPVTVRRVRVEQGKRLEETFTFDTDECVRRDTTLERLAQLKPVFRRDGSVTAGNSSPTNDGAAAVIVMSAEEAERRGLPVKAVFRSFAVGGVDPDIMGVGPVVAVPKALRMAGVRLQDVDLIELNEAFAAQVVQVVRQLELDPARVNVNGGAIALGHPLGCTGARQVVTLMHEAARRKARYGVVTMCIGGGMGAAGVFEFAS, from the coding sequence ATGCGTGAAGCGGTGATCGTAGCCGGTGCCCGGACGGCCATCGGCCGCGCCCAGAAGGGCGCCCTGAAGGACATGCGGGCCGACGACCTGGCTGCCCTGGTGATCAAGGCGGCTCTGGAGCGGGCGCCGGGCATCGAGCCGGGCGAGATCGACGACGTCATCCTGGGCTGCGCCTTGCCCGAGGGCGAGCAGGGGCTCAACATTGCGCGCATTGCGGCCATCCGGGCGGGCCTGCCGACCAGCGTGCCGGGCTTCACCGTCAACCGGTTCTGCTCGTCGGGCCTTCAGGCCATCGCCATCGCGGCGGAGCGGGTGATGGTCGGCGGGGCGGACATCGTGATCGCCGGCGGCGTCGAGACCATGAGCCGGGTGCCCATGATGGGGCACAACCCGTCCCTGAACCCGGCGCTGGTGGCGGAGTATCCCCAGGTCTATATGGGCATGGGCCACACGGCGGAAGAGGTGGCCCGCCGCTTCGGCGTCAGCCGGGAAGACCAGGACCGCTGGGCCCTGGAGAGCCACCGCAAGGCTGCGGCCGCCATCGACGCGGGCCGCTTCAAGGATGAGATCGTGCCCGTCACCGTGCGCCGGGTGCGGGTGGAACAGGGCAAGCGGCTGGAGGAGACCTTCACCTTCGACACGGACGAGTGCGTGCGCCGGGACACCACCCTGGAGCGCCTGGCCCAGCTCAAGCCGGTCTTCCGCCGGGACGGGTCGGTGACGGCGGGTAACTCCTCGCCCACCAACGACGGCGCGGCGGCGGTGATCGTCATGTCGGCCGAGGAGGCCGAGCGGCGCGGGCTGCCCGTCAAGGCCGTCTTCCGGAGCTTCGCCGTGGGCGGTGTGGACCCCGACATCATGGGAGTGGGTCCGGTGGTGGCCGTGCCCAAGGCCCTCAGGATGGCCGGGGTGCGGCTGCAGGATGTGGATCTCATCGAGCTCAACGAGGCCTTTGCCGCCCAGGTGGTCCAGGTGGTGCGGCAGCTGGAGCTGGATCCCGCCCGGGTGAACGTCAACGGCGGCGCCATCGCCCTGGGCCATCCCCTGGGCTGCACGGGGGCGCGGCAGGTGGTCACCCTGATGCACGAGGCGGCCCGGCGCAAGGCCCGCTACGGCGTGGTGACCATGTGCATCGGCGGCGGCATGGGCGCGGCGGGCGTCTTCGAATTCGCCAGCTGA
- a CDS encoding acyl-CoA dehydrogenase family protein yields the protein MADAQPMPAGGEARGRKPLGAGFLVEATAPEDIFTAEDLNEEQKMIGQVARDFAWQEVRPLIEELEHGHHEHSVALLRRAGELGLLAVEIPAAYEGLGLDKATATLVVEKLAPAGSFGVTFGAHTGIGTLPIVYFGNPEQKRRYLPKLATGEWIAAYALTEPDAGSDALGGKTRAVLSPDGKHYILNGQKQWITNSGFADVFVVYAKVDGDKMTAFIVERSFPGVSVSEEVRKMGIKGSSTRTLYLNDVPVPVENVLHEVGKGHHIAFNILNIGRWKLAAGNLGACKELIAVATQYAQSRKQFGQPIASFPLIQQKLAAMAARTYALEAMVYRTAGAFDASLSEIDGDAPDAGRQAIAAISEYAVEASINKVFGSETLDFVVDEAVQIHGGYGYMQEYEVERAYRDARINRIFEGTNEINRLLIPRELMRRTMKGQLPLMQALTRVQKELAEMAPLGPAGEAVSGPLAEEQALIANTRRLGLMVAGLAVQKYMQQLEHEQELLAAIADLAIELYAMESTVLRALKAGGNGLHADLARLFVAGSLDRVEIIARNALAAIERGDTLQVQLGVVRRLLRREPVNRVALGRHVARAVLEAGGYPLATR from the coding sequence ATGGCGGATGCGCAGCCCATGCCGGCGGGCGGCGAGGCCCGCGGGCGCAAGCCGCTGGGCGCGGGCTTCCTCGTGGAAGCCACGGCGCCGGAAGACATCTTCACGGCGGAGGACCTGAACGAGGAGCAGAAGATGATCGGCCAGGTGGCCCGGGACTTCGCCTGGCAGGAAGTCCGGCCCCTGATCGAAGAGCTGGAGCACGGGCACCACGAGCACTCGGTGGCCCTCTTGCGGCGGGCCGGCGAGCTGGGGCTGCTGGCCGTGGAGATCCCGGCCGCCTACGAGGGCCTCGGCCTGGACAAGGCCACGGCCACCCTGGTGGTGGAAAAGCTGGCGCCGGCGGGCTCCTTCGGCGTCACCTTCGGCGCCCACACGGGCATCGGCACCCTGCCCATCGTCTACTTCGGCAACCCGGAGCAGAAGCGCCGCTACCTGCCCAAGCTGGCGACCGGCGAGTGGATCGCCGCCTACGCCCTGACCGAACCCGACGCGGGCTCCGACGCCCTGGGCGGCAAAACCCGGGCCGTGCTCTCGCCGGACGGCAAGCACTACATCCTGAACGGGCAGAAGCAGTGGATCACCAACTCCGGGTTCGCCGACGTGTTCGTCGTCTACGCCAAGGTCGACGGCGACAAGATGACCGCCTTCATCGTCGAGCGCAGCTTCCCCGGCGTCTCGGTGTCGGAGGAAGTGCGCAAGATGGGCATCAAGGGGTCGTCGACCCGGACCCTGTACCTCAACGACGTGCCCGTGCCCGTGGAGAACGTCCTGCACGAGGTGGGCAAGGGCCATCACATCGCCTTCAACATCCTCAACATCGGCCGCTGGAAGCTGGCGGCGGGCAACCTGGGGGCGTGCAAGGAGCTGATCGCCGTCGCGACCCAGTACGCCCAGAGCCGCAAGCAGTTCGGCCAGCCCATCGCCAGCTTCCCGCTGATCCAGCAGAAGCTGGCCGCCATGGCCGCCCGGACCTACGCCCTGGAGGCGATGGTGTACCGCACCGCCGGCGCCTTCGACGCCAGCCTGAGCGAGATCGACGGCGACGCGCCCGACGCGGGCCGGCAGGCCATCGCCGCCATCTCCGAGTACGCCGTGGAGGCGTCCATCAACAAGGTCTTCGGGTCCGAGACCCTGGACTTCGTGGTGGACGAAGCCGTCCAGATCCACGGCGGTTACGGCTACATGCAGGAGTACGAGGTGGAGCGGGCCTACCGCGACGCCCGCATCAACCGGATCTTCGAGGGGACCAATGAGATCAACCGGCTGCTGATCCCCCGGGAGCTGATGCGGCGGACCATGAAGGGCCAGCTGCCCCTCATGCAGGCGCTGACCCGGGTCCAGAAGGAGCTGGCGGAGATGGCGCCCTTGGGGCCGGCCGGCGAGGCGGTGTCCGGCCCGCTGGCAGAAGAACAGGCCCTGATCGCCAACACCCGGCGGCTGGGCCTCATGGTGGCGGGCCTGGCGGTCCAGAAGTACATGCAGCAGCTCGAACACGAGCAAGAGCTGCTGGCGGCCATCGCCGACCTGGCCATCGAGCTGTACGCCATGGAGAGCACCGTGCTGCGGGCGCTGAAGGCCGGCGGCAACGGCCTGCACGCCGACCTGGCGCGGCTCTTCGTGGCGGGCAGCCTGGACCGGGTGGAGATCATCGCCCGCAACGCCCTGGCGGCCATCGAGCGCGGCGACACCCTGCAGGTGCAGCTGGGCGTCGTGCGGCGGCTGCTGCGGCGGGAGCCGGTCAACCGGGTGGCCCTGGGGCGTCATGTGGCGCGGGCCGTGCTGGAGGCGGGCGGGTACCCGCTGGCGACCCGCTGA
- a CDS encoding MBL fold metallo-hydrolase yields MATPGKGAEAPATGVPARVRWVDDRVLCITVPTPFAVGDVNAYVIMGRVPTLVDVGPGGRRGREALEAGLAAAGLDWNHLAQVVITHTHADHFGLLRRWPGSNLPPVLAHRWGARHFLGGNDPERAAFFQDFGRAAGVPADLAGSMLQGLHLLMAAEPVAPVARWLEDGDEIEMGDDRWLVLHTPGHAQSQTCFYRERDGLLISSDHLLPAISSNALLEPPPLDEHGRPVRPEPPRSLVDYRVSLQRVRALPVSLCLPGHGEPFRDPHRLIDRRLAAMEDRAARIRAALAELGGEATLYRLATHLFGNGDPAHLLLALSEVNGHLEWMESEGRVRRRLEPAAGDGGVVALFAPA; encoded by the coding sequence ATGGCAACCCCGGGCAAGGGTGCCGAGGCCCCGGCGACGGGGGTTCCGGCCCGGGTCCGCTGGGTCGACGACCGGGTTCTCTGCATCACTGTGCCGACCCCCTTTGCGGTCGGGGACGTCAACGCCTACGTCATAATGGGACGGGTGCCCACCCTGGTCGACGTGGGGCCCGGCGGGCGGCGGGGCCGGGAAGCCCTGGAGGCGGGGCTCGCCGCCGCCGGGCTGGACTGGAATCACCTGGCCCAGGTGGTGATCACCCACACCCATGCCGATCACTTCGGCCTGCTGCGCCGGTGGCCCGGGTCGAACCTGCCGCCCGTGCTGGCCCATCGCTGGGGGGCCCGCCACTTCCTGGGCGGGAACGATCCCGAGCGGGCTGCATTCTTCCAGGATTTCGGGCGGGCGGCCGGGGTTCCCGCGGACCTGGCGGGCAGCATGCTCCAGGGGCTCCACCTGCTGATGGCGGCCGAGCCGGTCGCGCCCGTGGCACGCTGGCTGGAAGACGGCGACGAGATCGAGATGGGCGACGACCGGTGGCTGGTCCTGCACACCCCCGGCCACGCCCAGTCCCAGACCTGTTTCTACCGGGAGCGGGACGGGCTTCTCATCAGCAGCGACCACCTGCTGCCGGCCATCTCGTCCAACGCGCTGCTCGAGCCGCCGCCCCTCGACGAGCACGGCCGTCCGGTGCGCCCGGAACCGCCCCGCAGCCTGGTCGACTATCGCGTCTCCCTTCAGCGGGTACGGGCGCTGCCGGTCAGCCTCTGCCTGCCCGGCCACGGCGAGCCCTTCCGGGATCCCCACCGCCTCATCGACCGGCGCCTGGCGGCCATGGAGGACCGGGCCGCCCGGATTCGCGCCGCCCTGGCGGAACTGGGGGGTGAGGCGACCCTCTACCGGCTGGCCACGCACCTTTTCGGCAACGGGGATCCGGCCCACCTGCTGTTGGCCCTGTCCGAGGTCAACGGCCACCTGGAATGGATGGAATCGGAGGGCAGGGTGCGGCGGCGACTGGAGCCCGCCGCCGGGGACGGGGGTGTGGTCGCCCTCTTCGCACCGGCCTAG
- a CDS encoding nitronate monooxygenase family protein: MFPELLRSPIVQAPMAGGVSTPALAAAVSQAGGLGFLAAGYKTAGAMREEIRAMRALTGAPFGVNLFVPQQVDVDLAAVQRFRERLRAEGRHLGVEPGEPVWDDDDWEAKLEVLLREPVPVVSFTFGCPPPDVIAELKRRGSCVVVTVTTPEEAVTASRAGADALCVQGVEAGGHRASFADHESPGGEDYGLLVLLRLVRQAVSLPLIAAGGIMHGRDIAAVLVAGACAAQMGTAFLRCPESGAHPLHKAALADPRFTATALTRAFTGRRARGLVNRFVREYSAAAPAAYPHVHFLTRPLRQAAARAGDPDGMALWAGQGFRLAREMPAGELVQQLRDETQRALAEVSKPGGIKS, from the coding sequence GTGTTCCCCGAGCTCCTTCGTTCTCCCATTGTGCAGGCACCCATGGCCGGCGGCGTCTCCACGCCGGCCCTCGCCGCGGCCGTATCCCAGGCCGGGGGACTGGGGTTCCTGGCAGCCGGTTACAAGACGGCCGGTGCGATGAGGGAAGAAATCCGGGCGATGCGGGCGCTCACCGGAGCGCCCTTCGGTGTCAATCTTTTCGTCCCGCAGCAGGTTGACGTGGATCTCGCGGCCGTCCAGCGGTTCAGGGAGCGGTTGCGGGCGGAGGGCCGGCACCTGGGCGTCGAGCCGGGCGAACCGGTATGGGATGACGACGACTGGGAGGCCAAGCTGGAGGTTCTACTGCGGGAGCCCGTCCCGGTGGTGAGCTTCACCTTCGGTTGCCCGCCGCCGGATGTGATTGCGGAACTGAAGAGACGCGGCTCCTGTGTGGTGGTGACGGTGACGACCCCTGAAGAGGCCGTCACGGCGAGCCGGGCCGGCGCCGATGCCCTGTGCGTCCAGGGCGTGGAAGCGGGAGGGCACCGGGCTTCCTTCGCCGATCACGAGTCCCCCGGAGGCGAGGATTACGGCCTTCTCGTGTTGTTGCGCCTGGTCCGGCAGGCGGTGTCCCTGCCGCTGATCGCCGCGGGCGGCATCATGCACGGCCGGGATATCGCCGCCGTACTGGTGGCGGGTGCTTGTGCTGCGCAAATGGGCACGGCGTTCCTGCGTTGCCCGGAGAGTGGGGCCCACCCGCTGCACAAAGCGGCCCTGGCGGATCCCCGGTTCACCGCGACGGCGTTGACCCGTGCCTTCACGGGCCGTCGCGCCCGCGGGCTGGTCAACCGGTTTGTGCGGGAATACAGCGCCGCCGCGCCGGCTGCGTACCCCCACGTGCATTTCCTGACCCGTCCACTGCGCCAGGCGGCGGCCAGGGCCGGCGACCCCGACGGGATGGCCCTGTGGGCCGGTCAGGGTTTCCGCCTGGCGAGGGAGATGCCGGCCGGGGAACTGGTACAGCAGTTGCGGGATGAGACGCAACGAGCGCTGGCCGAGGTTTCAAAACCGGGCGGGATCAAGTCTTGA
- a CDS encoding bifunctional GNAT family N-acetyltransferase/acetate--CoA ligase family protein, with protein sequence MNSRPPHGDETAGSSPTVPPPPSPAPPAGDGSRGPATAGRGTGESQAAGPAAGDAGHRRTGGTPRRAGLAALPALYPAPIPQDGLEAGRVLLRDGTAATLRPARDRDRPLVAEFLGRVSDQSLMRRFFAGESREAAVESLLQVGPPDERYTLLVLVGDPDHPRIVASGTYVRDERDPDAAEVAFLVEDAYQGRGLGTLLLERLALIAARHGIRRFIAWTQPDNRRMLEVLRASGFEAEQHHRDGYVVVSLDVHPSPESVERSEMRDRIATVASLRPLFRPRGIAVVGASRDPGSIGYRILEALVMNRYQGPVYPVNPKADVVGSIPAYRSVLDIPGPVDLAVVAVPRDAVLDVVDQCGAKGVRGLVVITAGFAETGAEGRALQERLVAKVRGYGMRMVGPNCLGLINTAPDVRMNASFSPVFPPHGRVAMSSQSGALGLAILEYARDLGLGLSTFVSVGNKADVSGNDLIQYWEDDEDTDLILLYLESFGNPRRFARLARRVGRKKPILAVKAGRTAAGTKAAGSHTAALAASDTAVEALFHQAGVIRADTLEDMFDIAALLANQPLPAGPRVAVVTNAGGPGILATDALAAAGLEVPEPSPATREALRRFLPAAASLGNPIDMIASATADHYRQTLRAVLADPGFDAALVIFIPVGLADVEGVAAAVREAVAEARQAGHQKPVVACFMSALGLRQPLAVGAERIPSYRFPESAARALAKAYEYARWRRRPLGRIPAHPDLDIPRARTICREAAARGGGWLSAAEVDAVLDAFGLPRIPTRFARDEEAAVAAAAELGFPVVVKMASRTLVHKTEWDGVQLNLEDGDAVRAACRGIRSRLAAAGRAGELDGFVIQPMVPGGTELVVGVTEDPLFGPLIAFGLGGVHVEILKDVVFRITPLTDVDATEMVRSIRGYRLLEGYRGHPPADQEAIQDVLLRVSRLVEEIPEIAELDINPLKAFEPGRGCRILDARIKVEGGESNER encoded by the coding sequence ATGAACAGCCGGCCGCCCCATGGCGATGAGACCGCCGGTTCCTCGCCCACCGTCCCCCCGCCTCCATCCCCGGCGCCGCCCGCCGGGGATGGCTCCCGCGGCCCGGCGACGGCTGGCCGCGGCACGGGCGAGAGTCAGGCCGCCGGACCCGCCGCCGGCGATGCCGGCCACCGCCGGACCGGGGGGACACCCCGCCGCGCCGGCCTGGCCGCCCTGCCGGCCCTGTACCCGGCACCCATCCCCCAGGACGGGCTGGAAGCCGGGCGCGTGCTGTTGCGCGACGGTACCGCCGCCACCCTGCGCCCCGCCCGGGACCGGGACCGCCCCCTGGTGGCCGAGTTCCTCGGGCGGGTTTCGGACCAGTCCCTCATGCGCCGCTTCTTCGCCGGCGAGTCCCGCGAGGCGGCGGTGGAAAGCCTGCTCCAGGTGGGGCCACCGGATGAGCGCTACACCCTGCTGGTGCTGGTGGGAGACCCCGACCACCCGCGGATCGTGGCCAGCGGCACGTACGTCCGGGACGAACGGGACCCTGACGCGGCGGAAGTGGCCTTCCTCGTGGAAGACGCCTACCAGGGCCGGGGGCTCGGCACCCTGCTGCTGGAACGGCTGGCCCTGATCGCCGCCCGCCACGGGATCCGCCGCTTCATCGCCTGGACCCAGCCGGACAACCGCCGCATGCTGGAGGTTCTGCGCGCCAGCGGCTTCGAAGCGGAACAGCACCACCGGGACGGCTACGTCGTGGTAAGCCTGGATGTGCACCCCAGCCCGGAGAGCGTGGAACGCAGCGAGATGCGGGACCGCATCGCCACGGTGGCCTCCCTGCGGCCCCTCTTCCGGCCCCGGGGCATCGCGGTGGTGGGCGCCTCCCGGGATCCCGGCAGCATCGGCTACCGCATTCTGGAGGCCCTGGTGATGAACCGGTACCAGGGGCCCGTCTACCCCGTGAACCCCAAGGCAGACGTGGTCGGGTCGATCCCGGCCTACCGGTCGGTGCTGGACATCCCCGGTCCCGTGGACCTGGCCGTCGTCGCCGTGCCCCGGGACGCGGTGCTCGATGTGGTCGACCAGTGCGGGGCCAAGGGGGTGCGCGGGCTGGTGGTGATCACCGCCGGCTTCGCGGAGACGGGGGCCGAGGGCCGGGCGCTGCAGGAGCGCCTGGTGGCCAAGGTGCGGGGCTACGGCATGCGCATGGTCGGCCCCAACTGCCTGGGGCTGATCAACACCGCCCCCGACGTGCGGATGAACGCCAGCTTCTCGCCGGTGTTCCCGCCCCACGGGCGGGTGGCCATGTCGTCCCAGAGCGGGGCCCTGGGGCTGGCCATCCTGGAATACGCCCGGGACCTGGGGCTGGGCCTCTCGACCTTCGTCAGCGTGGGCAACAAGGCCGACGTCTCGGGCAACGACCTGATCCAGTACTGGGAGGACGACGAGGACACCGACCTGATCCTCTTGTATCTCGAGTCCTTCGGCAACCCCCGGCGCTTCGCCCGCCTGGCCCGCCGGGTCGGGCGCAAGAAGCCGATCCTGGCGGTCAAGGCGGGACGCACGGCGGCCGGGACCAAGGCCGCGGGATCCCACACTGCCGCCCTGGCCGCCAGCGACACGGCGGTGGAAGCCTTGTTCCACCAGGCCGGGGTCATCCGGGCCGACACCCTGGAAGACATGTTTGACATCGCCGCCCTGTTGGCCAACCAGCCGCTGCCCGCGGGACCGCGGGTGGCGGTGGTCACCAACGCCGGCGGCCCGGGAATCCTGGCCACCGACGCCCTGGCAGCGGCGGGCCTCGAGGTGCCCGAGCCCTCGCCGGCCACCCGGGAAGCGCTGCGCCGGTTCCTCCCTGCGGCCGCCAGCCTGGGCAACCCCATCGACATGATCGCCTCGGCCACCGCCGACCACTACCGCCAGACCCTGCGGGCGGTGCTGGCCGACCCGGGCTTCGACGCGGCCCTGGTGATCTTCATCCCCGTGGGCCTGGCCGATGTCGAGGGGGTCGCGGCGGCGGTCCGGGAGGCGGTGGCCGAGGCCCGGCAGGCGGGCCACCAGAAGCCCGTGGTGGCGTGCTTCATGAGCGCCCTCGGCCTGCGCCAGCCCCTGGCGGTGGGTGCGGAGCGCATCCCTTCGTATCGCTTCCCCGAATCGGCCGCCCGAGCCCTGGCCAAGGCCTACGAGTACGCCCGCTGGCGCCGGCGGCCCCTGGGCCGGATCCCGGCCCATCCCGACCTGGACATCCCGCGCGCTCGGACCATCTGCCGGGAGGCGGCGGCCCGGGGCGGCGGGTGGCTGTCGGCGGCGGAAGTCGACGCGGTGCTGGACGCCTTCGGCCTGCCTCGGATCCCCACCCGTTTCGCCCGGGACGAGGAGGCGGCGGTGGCGGCCGCCGCCGAGCTGGGCTTCCCGGTGGTGGTGAAGATGGCCTCCCGCACCCTGGTGCACAAGACCGAGTGGGACGGCGTCCAGTTGAACCTGGAAGATGGCGATGCCGTGCGGGCCGCCTGCCGGGGTATCCGCAGCCGCCTCGCCGCCGCCGGCCGCGCCGGCGAGCTGGACGGCTTCGTGATCCAGCCGATGGTGCCCGGCGGCACCGAGCTGGTGGTCGGCGTCACGGAGGACCCCCTCTTCGGCCCCCTGATCGCCTTCGGCCTGGGCGGGGTGCACGTGGAGATCCTGAAGGATGTGGTCTTCCGCATCACGCCGCTGACCGACGTGGACGCGACCGAGATGGTCCGCAGCATCCGCGGCTACCGCCTGCTGGAAGGCTATCGCGGTCACCCCCCGGCGGACCAGGAAGCCATCCAGGACGTGCTGCTGCGGGTCTCGCGCCTGGTGGAAGAGATTCCGGAGATCGCCGAGCTGGACATCAACCCGCTGAAGGCGTTCGAGCCGGGCCGGGGCTGCCGGATCCTGGACGCGCGGATCAAGGTCGAAGGTGGCGAAAGCAACGAAAGGTAG
- a CDS encoding NAD/NADP octopine/nopaline dehydrogenase family protein: MRVRRVAVIGAGHGGQAMAAYLGLLGFRVALYNRSAAPLEPIAAAGGIFLEGEVGGFGPVERVACTIGPELRRYRLVMVVVPATAHRQVARWCAPFLGDGQVVVLHPGRTGGALAFHTALREAGNRADVLVGEAQTLLFASRVTGPARVRIYGFKRQVRAAALPAVRNAELLAALREVLPLFTAAESVLETSLDNIGAVFHPAPLLLNAARVETGEPFEYYRQGISPAVARVVEALDAERLAVAGALGLRLRSARQWLAEAYGAWGPGLYEAIQANPAYRGIGAPLSVEHRYLDEDVPASLVPMAALGRRLGVPTPVMDGIIHLAGALRGTDYWRSGRSLAEMGLDGMSAEQIQRWVTLGEMDEAMVV; the protein is encoded by the coding sequence GTGCGGGTGCGACGCGTCGCCGTCATCGGTGCCGGTCACGGCGGCCAGGCCATGGCCGCGTATCTGGGGTTGCTGGGCTTCCGGGTGGCTCTCTACAACCGGTCCGCCGCACCGCTGGAACCCATCGCCGCGGCGGGCGGGATCTTCCTTGAGGGAGAGGTGGGGGGCTTCGGGCCGGTGGAACGCGTCGCCTGCACCATCGGTCCCGAGCTGCGCCGCTACCGCCTGGTCATGGTGGTGGTCCCGGCCACCGCCCACCGCCAGGTGGCCCGCTGGTGCGCCCCCTTCCTGGGGGACGGCCAGGTGGTGGTCCTGCACCCCGGGCGAACCGGCGGGGCCCTGGCCTTCCATACCGCCCTCCGGGAGGCCGGCAACCGGGCCGACGTGCTGGTGGGCGAGGCGCAGACGCTGCTCTTCGCCAGCCGGGTGACGGGACCCGCCCGGGTGCGGATCTACGGATTCAAGCGCCAGGTGCGGGCCGCCGCCCTGCCTGCCGTCCGCAATGCGGAGCTGCTGGCGGCCTTGCGGGAGGTCCTGCCCCTCTTCACTGCTGCCGAGAGCGTTCTCGAGACCAGCCTGGACAACATCGGGGCCGTCTTCCATCCTGCCCCGCTGCTGCTCAACGCCGCCCGGGTGGAAACGGGCGAGCCCTTCGAGTACTATCGCCAGGGCATCTCCCCCGCCGTGGCGCGGGTCGTCGAGGCCCTGGACGCCGAGCGCCTGGCGGTGGCCGGGGCCCTGGGGCTGCGCCTGCGCAGCGCCCGGCAGTGGCTGGCGGAAGCGTACGGGGCCTGGGGGCCCGGCCTCTACGAGGCCATCCAGGCCAATCCGGCCTACCGCGGCATCGGGGCGCCCCTTTCGGTGGAACACCGCTACCTCGACGAGGACGTGCCGGCCAGCCTGGTGCCCATGGCGGCCCTGGGACGCCGCCTGGGCGTGCCGACGCCGGTGATGGACGGCATCATCCACCTGGCCGGCGCCCTGCGGGGAACCGACTACTGGCGGTCCGGCCGCAGTTTGGCGGAGATGGGCCTTGACGGGATGAGCGCGGAGCAGATCCAGCGCTGGGTCACCCTGGGTGAGATGGACGAGGCCATGGTCGTCTGA
- a CDS encoding methionine synthase translates to MRRLDRKPKILGAAVGDCVHVAGVVNFLHLAEAQGYETFCLGPAVPVDELLGAALEDDPDIIAVGYRLTPETGARVLAELKEKAERMGLAGKRFIFGGVGAVCDHARRLGLFEAVFDADTTVDEIIAYLRGGPARQDAADYPQTLVERIEFKHPYPILRHHFGLPSVEATIRGVEAIAEARCLDVISLGTDQNAQEHFFRPEEMDPDEHGAGGVPVRSPDDLRAIYQASRRGNYPLMRCYSGTRDTLKWAEMLRDTINNAWCAVPLFWYSQLDGRSRRPLDESIAEAQALMRWHARHGIPVEMNESHHWSLRDAPDTVAVAAAFLAAYNAYRCGVKTYVQQLMFNNPPGTSIQMDLAKMLAKLELVGELEGDGFRVLRETRTGLSSYPADLDRAKGQIASSVLVQMALKPHIVHVVAYTEASHAATAEDVIASCRIAEQAIRNAVFGLPDMLRDPVIQERKNQLVVEARQLLEAIRSLAPAGVSDPWTDPGTLKLAVEMGLMDAPHLMGNRAACGKVRTRIVNGACVAVDPATGKPLREEERIARVFADYERAVAGTAPATPA, encoded by the coding sequence GTGAGGCGTTTGGACCGGAAGCCGAAGATCCTTGGGGCGGCCGTGGGCGACTGCGTCCACGTCGCCGGGGTGGTGAACTTCCTGCACCTGGCGGAGGCCCAGGGGTACGAAACCTTCTGCCTGGGCCCGGCGGTGCCCGTGGACGAGCTGCTCGGCGCGGCCCTGGAAGATGATCCCGACATCATCGCCGTGGGCTACCGCCTGACCCCCGAGACGGGAGCCCGGGTCCTGGCGGAGCTGAAGGAAAAGGCCGAGCGCATGGGCCTGGCCGGCAAGCGCTTCATCTTCGGCGGTGTGGGGGCCGTGTGCGATCATGCCCGGCGCCTCGGCCTGTTCGAAGCCGTGTTCGACGCCGACACCACCGTCGACGAGATCATCGCCTACCTGCGGGGGGGACCGGCGCGGCAGGATGCCGCGGACTACCCCCAGACCCTGGTGGAGCGGATCGAGTTCAAGCACCCCTATCCCATCCTGCGCCACCACTTCGGCCTGCCGTCGGTGGAGGCCACCATCCGCGGGGTCGAGGCCATCGCCGAGGCCCGCTGCCTGGACGTGATCTCCCTGGGCACCGACCAGAATGCGCAGGAGCACTTCTTCCGGCCCGAGGAGATGGATCCCGACGAACACGGCGCCGGCGGCGTGCCCGTCCGCAGCCCCGACGACCTGCGGGCCATCTACCAGGCTTCCCGGCGGGGCAACTACCCCCTGATGCGGTGCTACAGCGGAACGCGGGACACGCTGAAGTGGGCGGAGATGCTGAGGGACACCATCAACAACGCCTGGTGCGCGGTGCCTCTCTTCTGGTACAGCCAGCTGGACGGGCGCAGCCGGCGGCCGCTGGACGAGTCCATCGCCGAGGCCCAGGCGCTCATGCGCTGGCACGCCCGCCACGGCATTCCGGTGGAGATGAACGAATCGCACCACTGGAGCCTGCGGGATGCCCCCGACACGGTGGCCGTGGCCGCCGCCTTCCTGGCAGCGTACAACGCCTACCGCTGCGGGGTGAAGACCTACGTCCAGCAGCTGATGTTCAACAACCCGCCGGGCACCTCGATCCAGATGGACCTGGCCAAGATGCTGGCCAAGCTGGAGCTGGTGGGCGAACTGGAAGGGGACGGTTTCCGCGTGCTGCGGGAGACCCGGACCGGCCTCTCCAGCTACCCGGCGGATCTGGACCGGGCCAAGGGCCAGATCGCCTCCTCGGTGCTGGTGCAGATGGCGCTGAAGCCCCACATCGTTCACGTGGTGGCCTACACCGAGGCCAGCCACGCCGCCACCGCGGAGGACGTCATCGCCTCCTGCCGCATCGCCGAGCAGGCCATCCGCAACGCGGTGTTCGGCCTGCCCGACATGCTGCGGGACCCCGTCATCCAGGAGCGGAAGAACCAGCTGGTGGTCGAAGCCCGCCAGCTGCTGGAGGCGATCCGTTCCCTGGCTCCGGCCGGAGTCTCCGATCCCTGGACGGATCCCGGCACCCTGAAGCTGGCGGTGGAGATGGGGCTCATGGATGCGCCCCACCTCATGGGGAACCGGGCCGCCTGCGGCAAGGTGCGCACCCGCATCGTCAACGGGGCCTGCGTCGCCGTCGACCCGGCGACCGGGAAGCCTTTGCGGGAAGAAGAGCGCATCGCCCGGGTCTTTGCCGACTACGAGCGGGCGGTGGCCGGTACCGCCCCGGCGACCCCGGCCTGA